The Roseovarius indicus genome has a segment encoding these proteins:
- a CDS encoding GntR family transcriptional regulator — protein sequence MSSKSEPLFQPLARDALSQRIARMLTDAIVSGKLKPGERVAESVIAREFGVSRAPVREAARLLESAGLLVSHANRGFFVRTIDAEDLDSLYELRLCIEREAAGRVVREGKVEAIIDRLRDQIEDMVGMSEENQLILQIGVDLQFHRLIVESSGNKRFLAVFDKLAWEIQACTAMIETVFDEPGLVARNHYLIIDALLSGDEAEARAAMEYHIGVARETVVGRFRTLEAEEAQTGGPKA from the coding sequence ATGTCGTCGAAGTCCGAACCCCTGTTTCAGCCCCTTGCGCGCGACGCGCTGTCGCAGCGGATTGCCCGGATGCTGACAGATGCGATCGTGTCGGGAAAGCTCAAGCCGGGGGAGCGGGTGGCGGAATCCGTCATAGCCCGTGAATTCGGCGTCAGCCGCGCGCCGGTGCGCGAGGCCGCGCGGCTGCTGGAAAGCGCGGGGCTGCTGGTGTCGCATGCCAACCGGGGGTTCTTTGTCAGGACGATCGATGCCGAGGATCTCGATTCGCTTTACGAACTGCGTTTGTGCATCGAACGAGAGGCCGCCGGTCGGGTGGTGCGGGAGGGCAAGGTCGAGGCGATCATCGACCGGCTGCGCGACCAGATCGAGGACATGGTCGGCATGTCCGAGGAAAACCAGCTGATCCTGCAGATCGGGGTCGATCTGCAGTTTCACCGGCTGATCGTGGAAAGCAGCGGCAACAAGCGGTTCCTGGCGGTGTTCGACAAGCTGGCCTGGGAAATCCAGGCCTGCACGGCAATGATCGAGACCGTGTTCGACGAGCCGGGCCTTGTGGCACGCAATCATTACCTCATCATCGATGCGCTGCTGTCGGGGGACGAGGCCGAGGCGCGGGCGGCGATGGAGTATCATATCGGTGTGGCGCGCGAGACGGTGGTCGGCCGGTTTCGCACGCTCGAGGCCGAGGAGGCCCAGACGGGCGGGCCGAAGGCGTAG